The Peromyscus eremicus chromosome 2, PerEre_H2_v1, whole genome shotgun sequence genome includes the window AGTGCCCATTCCAAAGACAGTGCCTCGCCCTTCCCTTCCAGGTTCCTCCTCTTGCTTCCGTGCCTGTCTCAGCTAATGGTGGATTCCTCCCTCTGTGGATCTAGCCACAGGTCCTCTGGTTTCTGAGTACTTCTGCAGTCAGAAGacttctcacccccacccctgcccacaaACGCCCTCCCTGACTACCTTCCCTTTGCTTAAACTCAGTAGCATCCTGCCATTCTTCCTGCTTGTATCACCCTTGTGGCTTACTTTCAGCAGAGTGACCCTTGTACAGCATGGGtcaaatcctgcctctgctgtccTTAAAACCTTGAGAAGTTTTCCTGTCAGAGTAGTAAGTACTGTCCTCACTATTGGCCACAGGGCCTCTCTTGACTTGGCCGCCTTAACTCTCTCCTTGCGTGTAGTTGGGACATTTGAATTGATTCTTGAGGAACGCTATCATTTGTGAAGCTAAAAAAGGTAAAGAGGTATTAAAGATAGACGCAGCCACATACACGAAGGTGTAGAGGGTGAGTGTCTGTTTGACACTGAGATATGACATTGCTATCTGCAAATGCAGTGGGTGACATCCATAGTTATCCTGGGATTTACGTTCAGGGTGGCATAGGATGGACTCCTCTTGTGTAGAGGGTTCAAAATCGTATGTGTTTGAGGATCTTAAGAATGGTGTGCGTTTCTGGGctggagaagagggaaaggaagatcAGGTCAGGAACTTTCTAAGCATCCCGCAAGGTTCGGGCTCTTAGAAGTCTTCAGTGGGCTATAACCAGACCGTGCTATAAAAACAgttctcagctgggcagtggtggcgcacgcctttaatcccagcacttgggaggcagagccaggcggatctctatgagttcgaggccagcctggtctccaaagcgagttccaggaaaggcacaaagctacacagagaaaccctgtctcaaaaaaccaaaaaccaaaaaacaaccccccccccccaaaaaaaaaacagttctcagGAATTTCTCAGATAATGgtctggaaggagaggaagagattgATGGCCCAGGTTCAGACCTGGGGTCTTGAGGGACTGAATTAAGACATGGGTGGAGGAGTGAGAAGTAAACATTATTTTTCAGTGTTACTCGTAGAACTTGATGATGAGTTCTTGACCATGGGACAAGAGGGTGAGGGTGTGTCTGGGGGTGACGTTTCTGAGGTCTCTGCCTTGGGTGACACCCAGAGGGTCACTGCTgctgagagagagggaaggaaacgCAAGTGGAGAGCGCAATGGGTGGGCCTGGAGGTTTGCACCTCTGACCTAAGATGCCTGTGCTATGTCCACATGAAGAGGCTTGTCATCTTAGGAGTGGAGAAGCGAAGAAACAGTATTTGTGAGAAAATGGCCAAGGAGAGAGAGACCCTGAGAATGCAGCTTGGGGACAAACAGCATGGAGGAGGATTCTAAGGTGTGGCCCCAGGTAAAAGCTGACTCCCGCCATGCAGGAAGCACTCACGTGATttgctcttctgtcctgcaggagAATGTTCGGTGCCCCTCGTCCCTGTCTGTTGTTAAAGACAGAAGCCTGCCCGAgaaccaggaggaggaggaggaagtcttTGATCCCCCAATAGAGCTCTCGTCGGATGAAGAATATTATGTTGAAGAAAGCAGATCTGCCAGGTTTAGAAAGTCAGGCAAGGAGCACATCGATCATATCAAGAAGGCCTTTTCCAAAGAAAACATGCAGAAGACACGGCAGAATTTTGACAAGAAAGTGAGTGGAATTAGAACGAGAATAGTCACgcctgagaggagagagaggctcCGGCAGTCAGGGGAGAGGCTCCGGCAGTCAGGGGAGAGGTTCAAGAAATCGATTTCAAACGCAGCCCCCTCAAAGGAAGCTTTTAAGATGCGCAGCCTTAGGAAACCAAAGGAACCCAAGGCCGAGGgccaggagggagacagagggatgggCGTGGACATCATCGCAGGTAGCCTGGCTCTGGGGCCCATCCATGAGTTCCATCCTGATGAGTTCAGTGAGACAGAAAAGGAGGTGGCCAAGGTAGGGTACATTCCCCAAGAAGGAGGGGACGCCCCAACTCCCGAGCCTTTGAAGGTGACTTTTAAACCTCAGGTGAGAGTGGAGGACGATGAGTCCCTCCTGTTGGATTTAAAGCAGTCCTCGTGAGAGGAATTAAGTGTGAGCATCAATCTCACATCACGTGGTCACAGTTTGAGTAGTGCAGTCATTTTTAGTCACCATAGAAAGGCGAATGGTACAAAAGCTTCATTTCTTACCTTTAAAATTCTAAAGATTATAGAAATATTACATACAACTTTCTTATAAGTTCCTTGGGGATCCTCTTTCCCCTGAGAATATATGactgacagcttttttttttttttttttttttttttcctagtgtcACACTTTTTAGTGGCAGCTCTTGGCCAATTCGAAAATAATTGCATGGCTCAGGTCAGTTAGGTGCTTGGTCATCTGTAACACAGGAGGGACAAATCCATGCCCATGGTTCACCAGCAAACTGTAGGATTTGGGTCAGGATTAACAAGTCCAGTCTCAAAGGGGAGTAGCTATTGAGTGTATTGTGTTATCCAGATGTTCACATCTGGAGATTCATTAGTGAATCAGTAGCCATACCCCTTATGAAGTTCTTCTATGAGGGGGAAAAATTGAAGTTTTGGGCTGGAGCACTTAGCTGTGGTATCCTAACTTCCTTACTAGTGAGACTCGGCCAGTTGCCATCTATTTCCAATGACAGAAATGGAGAGGGCTTGCTGGCCCTGCACCTCTAGGAGGACTTGAGATCTGAGGGGGTGTCACAGAGTGTGTGAGAACAAGACACAGATCCAGTGGAGAGGCACAAACCACACTGGTGCTTCTAAACCAGAACTGTTACATCTGTGAAGAAGCCCTTGGTACCAGGCACCGGGCCCTGAATTGAGCAGAAACTGAAGTTGTACTTTGCAAGTCTTTTCATAGCCTGAAGAGTGAAAAATAAATGCTTGGATGAGTGCTTTTTCTTAAAGGCTGAAACCAACCTTGGATTGTTAGCCGGGGCCTAACATACTCCTTGGAAATGTGTCTCTAATTGCCTTTAGATTTGGATGTGGGGTAGACTAGTGCGGGTTTGTGAGCAGAGCTTGAGGCAGAAGTCTGGGGCTCAGTTGTGAAGTGGCTTTTTTAAGGTCTGCCCTGATGTGGGTGTAGAAATGACCCCCGATACTCCTGTTTTCCAGAGTGAACCCTTTAGGGCAAACAGTGCCCGTGAGCATGTGTCACAGCTACTTTGGAGGACATCAGATTCCAGTTAGCTCTTAGATTTAGATCTGTGATGTCAAGAAGTACATACTGCTGCTGAGGGAAAATCACAGTCTGCTCTTCCAGCACACTGGAATCTTTGGATCATTTTTGGATATGGAAGAGATGGCAGAATTTTTGATAAGTGTTTTACTCACATTCAGTTTAATTTTGAATAATCACCTAGCAGTTAAAAACATGCAGGCATGGGAGTGCGTGCCTGCTGCCCCAGCACTGACAAGgtcaagacaggaggatcatgaatgaAGTTGAGTGAGCCtggatttctttatatatatatgattcagCATAATTTTCTTTTCACTCAGCCTGAATacatgttcatcttgcttttttttttttttttttttttggttttggtttttttgagacagggtttctctgtatagccttggctgtcctggaacttactctgtagaccaggctggccttgaactcagagctctgcctgcctgcctctacctcctgagtccatgtgccaccactgccaggcatctTGGTATCTTTTTATATTGTAAACTAAAGCATGTACAGCATTGAATAAAACTTTGAAAGAATAATtccaaaaacatttttataatagcTTAGAAGGAGGTTGGGTGCCCAACAATAAATTTGGATGTGAAATGATGTTATTACAGTGTGAGGCTGGTGTTGTGGTTGTAAATCTTTTAACCAACGATGAATGGAAACAGCAATATGCAAATGAAGGGTGATGTAGTAAACCGAGGGTAGGAGGATTATAGAGAAGTTACAGTTGTTTGTTTCAGTTGGGCTAAAGTGTTTTTCTGTAGATATCTGGGGCTTTTGTTTACTGACTCAGGTCCAGACATCTTATAAAGCATTGCACCTGTAACACTGGACATCTTATCATCTTGCTAGGGTTTGTGTGACACCGGAAACAGTGAATGCTTCATGTTGCTGGAGGCTCATTGTAATCCCGTGCT containing:
- the Cavin4 gene encoding caveolae-associated protein 4; translated protein: MEHNGSASNAGKVHQNRLSSVTEDEDQDAALTIVTVLDKVATIVDSVQASQKRIEERHREMENAIKSVQIDLLKLSQSHSNTGYIVNKLFEKTRKVSAHIKDVKARVEKQRVHVTKVETKQEEIMKKNKFRVVIFQENVRCPSSLSVVKDRSLPENQEEEEEVFDPPIELSSDEEYYVEESRSARFRKSGKEHIDHIKKAFSKENMQKTRQNFDKKVSGIRTRIVTPERRERLRQSGERLRQSGERFKKSISNAAPSKEAFKMRSLRKPKEPKAEGQEGDRGMGVDIIAGSLALGPIHEFHPDEFSETEKEVAKVGYIPQEGGDAPTPEPLKVTFKPQVRVEDDESLLLDLKQSS